The Nitrospinaceae bacterium DNA window GATTCTTGTTGCGCCATCAACTCGCCTAAGCCCGGTGTTTTCCTCTTGGCGGCCTCGGCGAATGGGTCTTTTACCAGATGGCGCGCCAGCGTAATGAAATCTCCGCGAATCTCAATTTTCAATTGATTGCCGGGCACAACATCCAGGGCTTCCATCACCCCTTTGGGCAGCCGAATGCGGCCGCCGTCTCCAACATCCAGTATGTAGGTGTTCTTATCGCTCATCTGAAGCACCTCTTTGTAGTTTGATGTTCGCTGGACGATTATTCGCCTGCGAGCCCGTATGCCCCCTTCTCGCGCAGAGCAACATTGGGCCCGGGCGGCGAGTAGATGACAATATACTTCAATGGTGCATCTCCGGTGCTGCTAATTTCGTGCATTTTTCCGGGCGGCACGAAAACGGCATCTCCCTCTGATACTTCAAGCCGCTCCTCCTCGATACGTATGACGCCCGTCCCGCTCATGATGTAGAACCCGTGTTCTTCATTGTCATGTTTGTGCGCCTTGGAGGTGAGGCCGGGGTCGAACTCGTTGACGAGAAGCGCAAATTCCTTGGCGCCCACGCTTTCCTCATCGAGCAGGATGCGGAAAGTGCTTCTGCCGCCTGGAACGGGAAGATCGCCTGAGGCCGCCTCGTCACGCCTGATGCGGTAGGGTTTTTCGCTCATGAAAGTTTCTCCGGATAATTGCGGTACATGTGATTGAGGGGGCCATGACCGCTCCCAAGCGGAAGCGCGTTTTCGATGGCCCCTTGAATGAATTCTTTTGCGCCCTTGACGGCCTCTCGTATTGTTTCGCCTCCGGCAAGGCCTGCGGCGATGGCGGAGGAAAGCGTACATCCGGTCCCGTGCGTATTGGGCGTGTCGATGTGGCGGCCCTCGAAAATAATGGGCTCGCCCCCTTCGAAAAAAACATCGATGGCCCCCTTCGTGATATGCCCCCCCTTCAGGAGGACGCTCTTGGCACCGAGTTTGAAAAGCAGGTGGGCGGCATTCTTCATCTCGTCAAGGTTCGTGATGGGATCAATTCCCAGAATATCACTTGCCTCCTCCGTGTTGGGGGTGATGATTTCGGCAAGCGGGAAAAGAAGATCGACCATAGCGCCCACGGCGCCAGCGGCGAGAAGGCGTGCCCCGCTTTTCGACACCATGACGGGATCGAGGACGAGATGTGTGAGATTGTGTTCCGCCACTTTTTTCGCGACAACCTCGATGACCTCCGAGGTGGCGAGCATTCCCACCTTTGTGGCGGCTACCGGGAAATCAGTGCAAACCGAATCGAACTGGCTGGCGATGAAATCGGGGGGGACGGGGTGTGTCGAATGGACCCCCCGAGTATTCTGGGAGGTGAGGGCAGTTATGACGGTCGTTCCAAAAACGCCGAAGGCCGAGAATGTTTTAAGATCTGCCTGTATGCCGGCCCCCCCGCCTGAGTCTGAGCCGGCAATCGACAGGGCGACAGGGACCTTTGGTTGGTGATTCATGTGGGTAACGTCTTTCTCGTATTGTTGAGATTAACAATTAAAAATCAATTACTTAATTGGAATTTCCTAGAAAAAACCATAGCTTTCAAGGGTATCACTTTAACATGACAAATCTACCACCTTTTTTAATATGTGCGAAATAGTTATAGGAGGAGGTTGAGCGGAGGATCGGGCAATTTTCCATGGGAACTTGGTATTTAGGATAAATCTTGACAAAATAGATTGGGAATTATAGTGTCTCTTTTTGATCGTTAATGATCGAGATATTCGCCTTTTACTACGACGAGGTTTTGATGGCTCTTGGCACAAGGGGTAGACCTTCTCAGGTTCTTCGAGCGCTTCCCGATGTTCTCGAAAATATTGGCGGCTCCCCCTTGGTGCGCCTCTGCAATCTTCCCGATGAAAAGGGCGCGAGAGTCTATGCGAAGCTCGAACAATCCAATCCCGGCGGCAGTGTCAAAGATCGGATTGCGCTCAGCATGGTGATCGATGCCGAACACCGGGGACTCCTCAAGCCTGGCGGCACCATCGTTGAGCCCTCAAGCGGCAACACGGGGATCGGGTTGGCCATGGTGGGGGCTGTGCGCGGCTATAGCGTGAAGATTGTTCTGTGCGAGAGCATGAGTCATGAGCGCCATGCCCTCCTGACCTCCTATGGAGCGGAAGTAATATTGACGGATTGCGATCAAGGTATGTATGGCTCGGTCCTAAAGGCCGAGGAGATTGTCGCCGAAAATACTGAATACTTCATGCCCCAGCAGTTTAAGAATCCGGCAAATCCCGAAATCCATCGGCGCACAACGGCAAGGGAAATTGTCAGGGACATGGGGGCGCATACGGTCGATGCTTTTGTCGCTGGCGTGGGCACGGGCGGAACGATAACTGGCGTGGGCGAGGTGCTCAAGGCCAAGCGCCCCGAGACTCTTGTGGTAGGTGTCGAGCCCTCAGCCTCTCCGATCCTAAGCGGCGGGGAGCCCGGACCGCACCAGATACAGGGAATCGGTGCCGGATTCATTCCCAACGTCCTTAACCGCGAGATTATTGATCGTATTGAGACGATTGGTGATCAGGAGGCCTACGACATGGCCAAGGCGTTGAGCCGGAAGGAAGGTATTGCGGCTGGCATTTCGAGCGGGGCCGCAGTTTGTGCGGCGCTCCGTGTGGCGTCCGAGATGTCTGCCGATGAGAATATTGTTGTTGTTTTGCCCGATGGAGCGGAGCGTTATTTCAGTCTGGAGCAGTACTTCAGATAATTGTGATCTTTCATCAGTATGGAGAGCGAGAAATGTCAGTAACGGTACGAATCCCCACGCCACTTCAGGAGTTCACCAAAAATCAGGACGCGGTGGAACTCGAAGGCAACGATGTGAAGGAAGTGCTTGTCAACCTGGATGCTCAGTACGCCGGGCTGCGTGAGAGGCTCTACGGCGAGGATGGAAAGCTGAGGCGGTTTGTGAACATTTATGTCAACCAGGAAGATATCCGCTTCCTTCAGGGAGAGGATACGGAGGTGAAGGCGGGCGATGAACTTTCTATCGTTCCAGCCATTGCCGGAGGTCGGTAGCGAATTTTGCCTTTAACCGAGGCTCAAATTGAGCGCTATAGCCGTCATATCCTCCTTCCTCAGGTAGGGGGAAAGGGGCAGGGGCGTCTTCTGGCATCCTCGGTTGCGGTAGCTTTTGGTGTCGAGAGCGAGGGCGCAGCGTCGGTGGCTGCTGTGTATTTGACGGCTGCAGGCGTTGGTCGAATAGGGTGGTGTCCCCTTTCAAAGAGGGGAGAGGAAGTATCCACGGAAGGATCTCTAGAAGGTTTAACCGGTCTTTATGACGGAACGGGAGCGGAGGCATCAATCGGCGCGCTGAACCCAGATGTTTTGTTTGAGTCGTTCGATATGCCAAAAAAATATGACTTGCTGATTCTCCTCGGAAGCTCATCCGAGGCGGATAAGCTGGTGGCTGGTTTTGAGTCCCACGCCAAGCCCGTTATCCGAGGCGCCCGAAACGGCTGGGCCGGTGGCGTGGCGGGCCATGAGGACGATTTGATTTTTGATTCATCATCGCCCGAGGCGGTTGAAGAGCTACTTCCGGCGGCCCCTTCCGAGGGCGTGCTGGGCTCGATGCTGGCTTTCGAGGCGCTGCGCACACTGCTGGAGGAGGTGCAATCGGTGGGGTCGACCACGCTGGCCCGATTTGATCTGTCGCACGGCAATTTTGCTTAGGGTCGGCGATGAGTGGGGTTTTGTGTTCGGGAAGGTTTTTTTTTAAAGAATGGCCTTCTTCTTGCCCCGGGGTAAAGGGAAATTGAAACAAGATGACGGAGATCACCGCACAGGCGATTCGTAAAATCGAGGATTCGCCCATACTGCAGCAAATCGGCAACACACCCTTGTTGAAGATTCGAATTTTCGAAAAAGAGTTCCCCGAGGTTGAGGTCTACGCAAAGGCTGAATGGTTTAACCCCGGAGGGTCGGTGAAAGACAGGGCCGCCCTTTCGATGGTCCGGGACGGCCTTGAGCGCGGTCTCTTGCGGCCCGGCATCACTCTTCTCGACTCCACGAGCGGAAACACAGGTATCGCCTACGCCATGATAGGCGCGGCACTCGGGATTCCGGTGAAACTCGTTTTGCCGGAAAACGCCAGCGAGGAGAGAAAGAGCACTCTTAAGGCCTATGGCGTGGAAATTGTTTAC harbors:
- a CDS encoding AbrB/MazE/SpoVT family DNA-binding domain-containing protein, encoding MSDKNTYILDVGDGGRIRLPKGVMEALDVVPGNQLKIEIRGDFITLARHLVKDPFAEAAKRKTPGLGELMAQQESRKKEAAAEFEKRIKEKHEIRPEDKEDFWR
- a CDS encoding cupin domain-containing protein, with translation MSEKPYRIRRDEAASGDLPVPGGRSTFRILLDEESVGAKEFALLVNEFDPGLTSKAHKHDNEEHGFYIMSGTGVIRIEEERLEVSEGDAVFVPPGKMHEISSTGDAPLKYIVIYSPPGPNVALREKGAYGLAGE
- the thiD gene encoding bifunctional hydroxymethylpyrimidine kinase/phosphomethylpyrimidine kinase, translating into MNHQPKVPVALSIAGSDSGGGAGIQADLKTFSAFGVFGTTVITALTSQNTRGVHSTHPVPPDFIASQFDSVCTDFPVAATKVGMLATSEVIEVVAKKVAEHNLTHLVLDPVMVSKSGARLLAAGAVGAMVDLLFPLAEIITPNTEEASDILGIDPITNLDEMKNAAHLLFKLGAKSVLLKGGHITKGAIDVFFEGGEPIIFEGRHIDTPNTHGTGCTLSSAIAAGLAGGETIREAVKGAKEFIQGAIENALPLGSGHGPLNHMYRNYPEKLS
- the cysK gene encoding cysteine synthase A, producing MALGTRGRPSQVLRALPDVLENIGGSPLVRLCNLPDEKGARVYAKLEQSNPGGSVKDRIALSMVIDAEHRGLLKPGGTIVEPSSGNTGIGLAMVGAVRGYSVKIVLCESMSHERHALLTSYGAEVILTDCDQGMYGSVLKAEEIVAENTEYFMPQQFKNPANPEIHRRTTAREIVRDMGAHTVDAFVAGVGTGGTITGVGEVLKAKRPETLVVGVEPSASPILSGGEPGPHQIQGIGAGFIPNVLNREIIDRIETIGDQEAYDMAKALSRKEGIAAGISSGAAVCAALRVASEMSADENIVVVLPDGAERYFSLEQYFR
- a CDS encoding MoaD/ThiS family protein; protein product: MSVTVRIPTPLQEFTKNQDAVELEGNDVKEVLVNLDAQYAGLRERLYGEDGKLRRFVNIYVNQEDIRFLQGEDTEVKAGDELSIVPAIAGGR